The window CCTTCCTTCCACACGCTCTTTCCTTTGCTCATTCTTGTAATCttctcacccctcccctctttatCCCATCTTTCCTGTAGTGGCTGAACCAGAGTCACAATGCCTGTGTGAACTATGCCAACCGTAATGCCACAAAGGTAGAGGAACTATTTGCCGTATCTACGTGTAGAAGTTCAGATCGTTCATCCACTCAGATTTTTTTACGTACATTTTTACtcgctgtttttgttgttttattaccattaaaatgtgtttaatggATTCTACATTTCCCATTCAAGCTTTTAAGATTTCCAATCAAAATTCAcagtaaaaacatgcaaagaagTGAAACCATTTTCCTTTGGTTGCCCTTCAGCCTACGCCAACCTCAAAGTTTCTGCAAGGCTACGTCGGAGCTGTGAGCAGTGCCGTTTCCATCGCAGtgagtctgcccccccccccccccccccccatcacaacCACTGCCCATTTCTAAAGTGTGCCACACACCTAAcgcacatttcctgttttaccTTGATCTCTAAGGTGGGACTGAATGTGCTGATTCAAAAGGCCAACAAACTGAGCCCTGCCACCAGAATGATAATACAGAGATTTGTCCCCTTCCCTGCTGTCGGTAGGAACCTGTGAGCCAGTTGGAGCCGACAGTAATTATGTCCTGCTGGTGTTTGAACATTCGGCTTTGAAAATCAAATcggtctctttctctcctcagccAGTGCAAACATCTGCAACGTGGGCCTGATGAGGCACACCGAGCTGTCTGAAGGTGTCGACGTAATGGACAACAACGGGAACGTGGTGGGATCCTCCAAAATCGCTGCAAGACACGTGAGTGGCATTCGCCCCTTCGCTCAGCCGAGGCGACTTATTTGACTATTTTCATATATCTTGCTGTTTTTGAGCGATTCTTTTGTAATTTTGGCTGTTAATATACGACATGCCGCTTCTGTCGCTCGGCGAGTTCAGCGGCCGTCCGATTTCACCAAACACAAAAATCCTATTTGACCCATTTGAACCTGATGTGAAGCGTGTGCACAATGTTCTCGCGTCTTCCCCAGGCGATCATGGAGACCGCCTTCACACGCATGGTCCTCCCGATGCCGGTCTTTGTTCTGCCCCCCATCATCATGTCCTACCTCGAGAGGTTCGTACTTGAATATGCAACTAAGACTGCAAGTAAGGCTATGTTCTCAACCTCTCggtctgtaaaatgtctttgtcttgtttttgtcctAGCAGCTGTTCGTGTTTGTTCAGTTCCCTAGAAAGGAAGGATGAAGAGTAGAGCAGCTAATAAGATAAGAGCGCACCTCGCAGCAAAGCTCTCAGTGCTGAGCGCTGAGCAGGAGGTGCTCAGTGACTGTGGGACTAGAAAGAGAGGCAGCACATTCTGGCAACGAATCAAATTCAAAAAGGGAAAtaattttggtttatttttagatttcttcGTGTTTTTCTAATCGTTTTTAAAGTACGgtacactttttatttttttacgcaGTAGCTTTTTATATCAAAGTGGTGGGATGTCAGTTCTCCTGCCGCTTCAGCATAATGTCCGTTAATGACTCGTTTTCATCCAGCCTGGTTTTCTGCGAACCAAAAACTGACTCGACGGCTGCAGTTTGACAGTTTCTGAAGCTGTTTCTGGATGTCTGCTCATCAGCATGAGGCTCTTGGGTCCATGCAGACCCTGTCAAACCAGTCCTCTCTACTCTGATACATTGACAGGCAGCTGAAACGTGTCTCTACCTGTCTGGTTGGACAACCAGTgagtgataaaaataaaaataatttgttttgaaTTCATTGgatgaataaatatttgatcCTGCATAAGTGGCATTACTGCCGTCACAAAACAAACAGCCTCTAAATAAATGATTAGTTTAGCGGTGAAGCTGCTTTAGAGACTGAATACGCATTTTGCTAATCGACTGCAGCTAACATGCTGCAGCACGAGATGGTTAGCATGTTTGCATCAGGTAGGAAGTCAAGTCGCAGCCGGAGAGGCAATACAGCCGGTGTTTACGCACAGAATTAAGATACCTGTTTCTATGGCGACTTGAAATAAAAACTGATATCTGGACCGACTCGTGAAACCCAGAGCTGGAACTTTTCACACAGACAGTCTCTCACTCGCACTAATTATGGGAAATGGCTCCCCAAAATGAACacgcatttttttcttcttctccagatcCAAAAATAACTTGCCGTCACTGTTCCACACAGGAGGCTCACTTTCTCTTCCATTCCTATCTTCTGCAGGCTTAGATTTCTGCAGAGCAACCGCAGATTGATGTTCCCCATCCACAGCGTTGTGTGTCTGGTGACCTTTGCCCTCTCCCTGCCTGTGGCCATCAGCCTGTTTCCCCAGATGTCTCAGGTATGGTGAAGCCTCGCTTcgacttcttcttctgctgcttctcgGTCAGGTGACTGAGGGAGCAGCTGGGAAAATGGTCGAATTATTCATGCACTACTTGAAATGTACAACCCCGGTCCGTTGAACTCTTATTCCAGATGTCTCTTTTTACAGCTAATTAAAAAGGCAAAGTGATTTTTTAAAGCTCATAGATAATTTCCCTTTAGCCTTTTCTttgcatatatgtgtgtgtgttttttttttcttgcagattGAAGTGTCTCGCTTGGAGCCAGagattgccatggcaacagattGCAAGGTGGTGACCTACAACAAGGGTTTATGATGGATGCACGGagtggaagaggagcagagaggatggATGTCGTGCAGCCATGTTTCACAAACCTTTTACCTTTCAACCTTTCGACCTTGACGCTTTTATAGGATTCCTTCTTCGTAGTGGAGCCAGCAGATCATGTACTAACCCAGGcgtttattttttaacagttCTCAACAGTTCTTGTTCTACATTTTTGCTCTCCTTGCAGTTTTAAATAACAAGGCGActtgtgtatttaaatatatatatatatatatctgtataaagaaattattatatatttactttaaaatcagttttcttttactaaaattattttgtatattataTGGAGTTTTCCCACACACGGGCTATGTCTATGACATGTTGCCCACTTGAGTCGCGTTATCACCTCATCATAGATAAACTTTTATCCTTATAAAAATGCGTGTGAGGAATAACACAAGACTGGGCTATTGAACAGTATTCTGCAGACTGCGCTGTAGatgtactgtatatcattttaaTCACTGTTTAAAGTAGTCATTGACAGTTTAACATGTCAGGAATCTCTAATGTGAAGCAACATGCATAATTCTTTCTACCTTGATTTTATATTGTCTGATACTCTAATTGTTGTCCTATCCTAGAATATAGGAAGGTTATTTCAATCTATTGCTATTTCGTAAACCACTGTATTCCTAATGAGCCATTGCTTTGTATAATATGaaagtataatatatatattatactacCTATGATAAACTGGTATTTTTTAATACTTTGTAATGGGCTACTACATTATTATAACATGTTTCTCAAACAATGTTATAAACATATGTagaattatataataaataccTTTGCTCCTGTTATTGTGgtggaaatgtttatttctggAAGTGTTACACCtgttagaatatttttttttcatagtgCAGGCTTAAGTGTTTTTCCTCTACTTGAGGCTTTCGAAATGATCCATCATTAATTGCTATTTTATCTTTAGATTGGCACTGATCGATTAATCAAACCTATTATTTTAACTTTACTCATATAaaaagtgattgattgattgatctgaAACATTATCGAAAAATTAGAACCGTTTAatctcttttccttttcagaTGGATTTGCGGCAGCTCCGGTCTCACTTCCGGACGGATGTTTGTGGGACGACAGGTCTGAATGTGCGGTGTGATTTCACGCGTCCCCACTAGGCGGAGCTGAACAACCATACTACCTGCTGACTGTTTTAGAACGCAAGCGTCCTGCAGTACACACGCCGACCACGTGAGGGCGCCACATCTATCAAACGACACTAGTCAGGGTTGAAAGGTAAAGGGTTTGTGAAAGATGGCTGCTCCCCTGCACGACATGTTTTCCTTCTGCGTGGACCCTGACACAGTTGCCGCCAGCGTGGATGTCCGATTTATAGACAATATTAAGGTAAGATGATTTAGAGTTCTTCTGTGGGCTCTCAGCAGAAGGCGCTGCTCTCAGAAAGTACTGGACGAATCGGCCTGGCGTGTGAACGAATTTGGCAGAATGTTACTGATATTGAATTCttatttttaactttaaaactaaaaatacatCATCCTAAAACAACGCCAAAGAAGAGGCTGGGATGTGCGTGGCGGAGGAAGTAGCTTCATGGCTAGCAGTTGAAGTTAGCATCATTTTTTTGCTACCAGGCTGATTGAGatacagaggagaggagaacaagCAGGTCTACAATGTATTCAGACATAATCCAGTCATCCACGACATTGATATACAACAGGGACGAGCCCACTCGTCGAATCACATTATTTCCGTCAGTGCTGTCATTTAAGAGGATTCTAAatgcatccgtccatccatcgtctgtgcctgcatcctgcatcctgCCTCCTACAGACCAGCCGTGATAGTATGAGGGCAAAAAGCAAATTTACTCCTGTAAGCATCTCTGCATGCGCCAGAGTCTCTGACATGTTAAAGCATGTTCGGTTCCCATTTGTTTAACTTCTATAAGTTTGTTTTACGGCGCACCGGCGAGATAAACTCACAGGATTTAGACATTATACACGGTTGTATTTAAAAATCAAGATTTCCCACAAAAATTTGGTTTCACACAaaggtaatgtttttttttcttgttcacATTTCAGGGCAAAGGTCTCTTTGCTAAAAGGAACATCAAGAAGGGAGAAAGCGTTTTTGTGGAGCGTCCTCTGGTCTCTGCCCAGTTCCTGTGGAATTCTTTGTATAAATATATAGGTGAGACATCAATGCTTGAACAAGTGATGCACAGCTTGGATTTATACGGACTTTATAGCCCCAATTTCTTATGAATTAAAGGATAAATAAAATGACGCAGGATAAAGGCGTGTTTTAGGAGGACTCTGATGTTCGGGCTGATCTGTTCCCTCTGCTCTTCTGCGTTCTTGCGTAGCATGCGAGCACTGCTTATGCGTGTTTTAGGAGGACTCTGATGTTCGGGCTGATCTGTTCCCTCTGCTCTTCTGCGTTCTTGCGTAGCATGCGAGCACTGCTTACGCGCTCTGGAGACGGCAGAGGAAAATGCGAGGAGACTCAGCGGCATCCCTGAACTCAGCCTTCCTCACCCGGAGCTCTGCCGTGTTCGGCCGGAGCGGCACCAAGCCTGCCCCCAGTGCCAGGTTAGTCCGGCGGCGTTGGACCAcgccagacccccccccgacctcaCCGCTGTTGGATCAATAGAAGACAGTGACTGTATTGGCTTTTGAACATGTCGAGCTTATTGATCGCTTCTACAGACCAGTAAAACCATCTGGCTTTGTATTCTTTACTGACAGTTGACCATTGGGGATGAGCTTAGAGTCTACTtgcagttttcttcttcttcttcttcacgaTTTATGTCCCTCATCCCAGCAAATAATTGTGACGCAGCGACTCTAAACGGTAGTTGTGAACGCTTATCGATGTAACGCGGCCTCTGTCTTCAGGTGATGTACTGTAGCAGCGAGTGCCGACAAGCTGCGTCGGACCTGTATCATCGAGTTCTGTGTTCGGGTCCCTCCCAGGAAGACCCTGACCATCCCGTCAACAAGCTGAAAGATGCATGGAGGTGATTTTTATGGATATTCTCCTTTCAAATCCTCATGAATGAGTTGAAGGCCATTCAGTCACTTCACTGAAGGTCGCTTGTCTTCTCCCCAGGAGCATGCATTATCCCCCAGAAACCTCCAGTATCATGCTAATGGCCAGAATGGTAGCTGTGGTCAAGCAGGTTGGTATTACTATGGGAGTCTGTGACATTGCTGTCGTCAACACAATACAatccctccaagggacagattaataaagtattgtgtattgtgttgTCATACATAAGTTGAACTGTGTATCAAGTACCTAAAATCATGTATATGTTATATATTCTCAACAAATAGTGAGCGTGAGAATGTCAGCACAGCATCGCGAGCCCTTCGTGCTTAACAAGCAGAAGTAAATGATGGATTTAGGGAAGCTTACAAAGTAAAATGCTACAAATGACATCCTGTGCTGAGTTTTGATCATCCTTTAGGAGAGATTGGGCATGTTTATCGAGTATAAATTGGATActaaaatggggaaaaaaagaagcaccATGAGTCGGTGGCTTGACTGTTGGCGATTATTGGTTATGTTGCAAAGGCCAAAGACAAAGGACATTGGAAGAAGCTGTTTTCGCACTTCTGCAGCCGGGCAGCaaacgaagaggaggagatcgCCCATAAACTCCTGGGAGAGCAGTTCAAAGTAAGTTATCACGTTATTCTGTTTGAAAGATGAGACTTTTCAGGCTCAAAGCGTTTAAAGTCGAGCAAGTCAAAGACTCTTTATGCTAATCACAGATCTTTACACGATTGCTGCTGCACTTCTCCCTTGACGGGGGTGGAGTTCCCACTGTGGCCTCTTGTTCTGATGAAGCGTATAATCTGTTATCTAAATGCGATTTCTATATGTCATTGTTTCTATAGGGGCAGTTGGCCTTGTTACACAACCTTTTCAAAGCGGCACTTTATGATGAAGATCTTAATCGGGTAAGGAAGAACAGCTGATCTCGAACCGCTTCTCATTTCTTTGGTTAAATTAAACgttcaacattttgggttaaTCCGAACCATTTTTCCAGTTTGGTATTTTATTCAGTTAAATATTTCCTTTAGTATTTCATACTAATGAACACGAAgtcgccccctggtggtcggATGCTGTACATGACATGAacctctctccctccatgtcGGCATACCTATTTAAGAACTCCAAAGTATACCTCAAACTTTTCCCAAAGATAGAAGTCAATTTCTCATTGATATTTGCGCCCTGCTCGCGATCCTGTCTGGTGGGTGCATGGATGGCCCGGATCCGCTGCCTGATCCAAACAGCGCAGACTCCACCTTTAAACAATATCACCGGTGCAACATGGTGGTGATCATTTTTGGCTTCATTTTTACGGAGATGTCAGGGATCACGAGACGGGGATCATGTGACTTGCCAAATAATTTCAAGCGCCGAGCCAACACTATAAACGGCGCCGATGCACTGGATGTTGAAACATGGAAACTGATGTTGTAGCCGACTGTGACCTCTAGGCATTAAAGGGGTTGAATAAGATCAATACTCCTCGAGCACAGATCAATAAACACAGATGTGATTCTGTTGCAGTGGTTCGCCCCGGAGggcttcctctctctgtttgcTCTTGTGGGGACGAATGGACAAGGCATTGGCACCAGGTAAACACTTGACTGTCCTTCACCCGAATCTAAACAGGCCCAATGCTCAACCTTACTTTGGTTCAGGTCGTgctctcgctttgtcccccccATATTTTTCTATTCAGTTCTATTTCTTCCCGTTTCAAATACAGTTCCTTAAGTCAGTGGGTCCATGCCTGCGATGCGCTGGAGCTTCCCacccagcagagggagcacTTGGACTCTTTCATCAACCGGCTGTACAAGGACATTGAGAAAGGTCACAGCTTTGTCTCAGTTTTGCAGTATTATAAGAGTAAATTATTTTGTCTCACTAgtcataatgtgtgtgtgtgtgtgtgttgctttcagTGCTGTAGTATTGACACCACTACACTGCGGCTGTTTGTATTCACCTCTGGCCAGATCTCGATAAAAGTGGGAGTTGTGCATAAtcgtcttctctttctctgcagcaaCGGGAGACTTTTTAAACTGTGAGGGATCTGGACTTTTTCTCCTTCAAAGCTCATGTGAGTGGCGATGATGTGATATAAGTGTGGTCGCTTCATTTCAAACGCCGTTATCCTTGCTGTCGGCTGTGTCTGCTGACCCCTTGGTTTTTGATCCCTGAAGGCAACCACAGCTGCGTGCCCAATGCAGAGGCTTCCTTCCCCAACAACAACTTCCTGCTTCAGCTCAATGCCCTTTGTGACATCAACCCAGGAGAGGTCAGCTGACACGGCCTGGGTCTGGAGCGATAAATTCTGGCCTGGCATAGATGAGACGAAGCATCCGTCGCTAGCTTTGTGCGCTCCCTTGTCAGCGGGCGTTAGAAGGCTGAGACTTTGAGGATTTGAGTGGGTTTGTCAAGCTGTCAAAAAGATTGAGAAGCCTTGCATCTGCACGGCACAAGTAATGTCACAGCATCCATtccactttcacagcaaagctCTCCTTTGAATGCTCGCTAAGACAAGAGAGCTTAGTATACAATAGCATTTTATTCATAGATGGAATGACATAGCTGAAATGTCCAGGCTCAACTTCTTCCagctcatttgttttgtttttttttgctttgtttgttctttAATTTATAGGAGATCTGCATCAGTTATTTGGACTGCTGTCAGCGGGACAGAAGCCGACACAGTAGACACAAAATCCTAAGGTAAGGATCTACAATACCTTCACTAAGCTACTTGAAATGGGTCATCCTGCTCCATCTGCATCAATAAAAGCCCCAGAGATCGatcgatctctctctctctctctatatatatatgtgtgtgtctcactAGTCCACATGACGTCTTTTGAAATATAGTCCAgcagcaagt of the Brachionichthys hirsutus isolate HB-005 chromosome 6, CSIRO-AGI_Bhir_v1, whole genome shotgun sequence genome contains:
- the sfxn5b gene encoding sideroflexin-5b; its protein translation is MAESAAHPVFQLGRARYDQGSFLGRLRHFIDVIDPSTLFVSEKELASCIKLLDDYKHGTLPSGVSDHQLWEAQKVKQAIIHPDTGEKIFMPFRMSGYVPFGTPFVIGLLLPNQTVLSTIIWQWLNQSHNACVNYANRNATKPTPTSKFLQGYVGAVSSAVSIAVGLNVLIQKANKLSPATRMIIQRFVPFPAVASANICNVGLMRHTELSEGVDVMDNNGNVVGSSKIAARHAIMETAFTRMVLPMPVFVLPPIIMSYLERLRFLQSNRRLMFPIHSVVCLVTFALSLPVAISLFPQMSQIEVSRLEPEIAMATDCKVVTYNKGL
- the smyd5 gene encoding histone-lysine N-trimethyltransferase SMYD5, which encodes MAAPLHDMFSFCVDPDTVAASVDVRFIDNIKGKGLFAKRNIKKGESVFVERPLVSAQFLWNSLYKYIACEHCLRALETAEENARRLSGIPELSLPHPELCRVRPERHQACPQCQVMYCSSECRQAASDLYHRVLCSGPSQEDPDHPVNKLKDAWRSMHYPPETSSIMLMARMVAVVKQAKDKGHWKKLFSHFCSRAANEEEEIAHKLLGEQFKGQLALLHNLFKAALYDEDLNRWFAPEGFLSLFALVGTNGQGIGTSSLSQWVHACDALELPTQQREHLDSFINRLYKDIEKATGDFLNCEGSGLFLLQSSCNHSCVPNAEASFPNNNFLLQLNALCDINPGEEICISYLDCCQRDRSRHSRHKILRENYLFVCSCLKCITQMEELDVTSEEEEEEEEGEAEGETEGDELEDEMTDV